A single window of Rhipicephalus sanguineus isolate Rsan-2018 unplaced genomic scaffold, BIME_Rsan_1.4 Seq225, whole genome shotgun sequence DNA harbors:
- the LOC119376793 gene encoding LOW QUALITY PROTEIN: 60S ribosomal protein L27a-like (The sequence of the model RefSeq protein was modified relative to this genomic sequence to represent the inferred CDS: inserted 2 bases in 2 codons) — protein sequence MFFGPLVILRSLPTKKTRKLRGHVSHGHGRVGKHRKHPGGRGNAGGQHHHRINFDKYNHPGYFGKXGMRNYHVRKNHYWKPCLNVDKLWXLVSEQTRQKLKNDGNGKAPVIDIVKHGYYKLLGKGVLPKQPVIVKAKWFSRQAEEKVKSVGGACILTA from the exons ATGTTTTTTGGTCCGCTTGTGATCTTGCGCAGTCTACCAACAAAAAAGACCAGGAAGTTAAGAGGACACGTGAGCCACGGCCACGGTCGTGTGG GGAAGCACCGCAAGCATCCCGGTGGTAGGGGTAACGCCGGTGGCCAGCACCACCACCGGATAAACTTCGACAAATATAA CCACCCTGGCTACTTTGGCA GTGGCATGCGCAACTACCATGTCCGCAAGAACCACTACTGGAAGCCGTGCCTGAATGTGGACAAGCTGT TCCTGGTCTCGGAGCAGACACGCCAGAAGCTGAAGAACGACGGAAATGGCAAGGCGCCCGTCATCGACATTGTCAAACAC GGCTACTACAAGCTTCTGGGCAAGGGTGTTCTCCCAAAGCAGCCGGTTATCGTCAAGGCGAAGTGGTTCAGCCGGCAGGCCGAGGAGAAAGTGAAGAGTGTTGGTGGTGCTTGCATTCTCACCGCATAA